In Phormidium yuhuli AB48, one genomic interval encodes:
- a CDS encoding PAS domain-containing sensor histidine kinase, with protein sequence MEHSNDFNLILLRQVLDQSGTAIALFNCDLKSILWTQPWQDLFGVHPGKGQAYSELVPHAPPSWLAAYRRCLDGLPSVCPPYLLKLANGDRRWLKERLSPWYDEQGHVSGVIVETQLLNLREAIAQSWQTVFDNSPDLHCLLDQEGIFQQVNPAWHDHLGYPVEDLYYQNSLDYIHPEELHSSQTAFHDLTPNAHACFKNRYRHQNGSYRWFEWTLVVLGDGQYFYAIGRVLASTSSSPLNVQPNDSGLEQLSQTLSDTLDELRQTQRQLVQTEKMSSLGQLVAGIAHEINNPVNFIYGNLVHAKEYTEDILSLLSLYRQYYSDPHPEIAEEAESIDLDFLLDDLPQLLTSMTVGANRVKEIVSSLRNFSRLDEVEMKHSDLHEGLDSTLVILQNRIKAKPSRPEIIIKKVYQDLPKVECFTGQMNQVFMNIVSNAIDALDERDSRRSYQEVEAQPSRLTLTTSHNPDETVTVRISDNGSGVPESVRQQIFKPFFTTKPVGKGTGLGLSISYQIVVEKHKGTLDCRSTMGEGTEFIITIPISHSDSD encoded by the coding sequence GTGGAGCATTCCAACGACTTCAATTTAATTCTCTTGCGCCAAGTCCTAGACCAATCTGGGACAGCGATCGCTCTGTTCAACTGCGATCTCAAGTCCATCCTCTGGACTCAACCCTGGCAAGATCTCTTTGGCGTCCATCCCGGTAAGGGGCAAGCGTATTCTGAGCTAGTTCCCCATGCACCACCCTCCTGGCTAGCGGCCTATCGTCGTTGTCTCGATGGCTTGCCCAGCGTCTGTCCCCCGTATTTGCTTAAGTTAGCCAATGGCGATCGCCGTTGGCTAAAAGAAAGACTCTCCCCCTGGTATGACGAGCAAGGGCACGTTAGCGGTGTGATTGTGGAAACCCAACTCCTCAATCTTCGTGAGGCGATCGCCCAAAGCTGGCAGACGGTCTTTGACAACAGCCCCGACCTCCATTGCCTCCTTGACCAAGAGGGTATCTTCCAACAGGTCAACCCGGCCTGGCATGACCATCTCGGCTATCCAGTAGAAGACCTCTACTATCAAAATTCTCTGGACTATATCCACCCCGAAGAACTCCACTCCAGCCAAACGGCGTTTCATGATCTCACCCCCAATGCTCATGCCTGCTTTAAAAACCGCTATCGTCATCAAAATGGCTCCTATCGCTGGTTTGAATGGACGTTAGTGGTTCTCGGAGATGGTCAATATTTTTACGCCATTGGGCGAGTCTTGGCCAGCACTTCCTCCTCCCCTCTTAATGTGCAGCCGAATGACTCGGGGTTGGAGCAACTCTCACAAACTCTCTCCGATACCCTTGATGAACTCCGACAAACTCAACGACAACTGGTGCAAACGGAGAAAATGTCTAGTTTGGGCCAACTCGTCGCCGGGATTGCCCATGAGATTAATAATCCCGTTAACTTTATCTATGGCAACTTGGTTCACGCCAAGGAATACACTGAGGATATTCTTAGCTTATTGAGTCTGTACCGACAGTATTATAGTGACCCTCACCCAGAGATTGCGGAAGAGGCAGAGTCCATTGATCTTGATTTTTTACTAGACGACTTACCCCAGTTACTCACCTCCATGACAGTGGGGGCCAATCGAGTCAAAGAAATTGTGAGTTCGCTGCGTAACTTCTCCCGTTTAGATGAGGTGGAGATGAAGCATTCAGATCTCCATGAAGGACTCGACAGTACCCTGGTGATTTTACAAAATCGCATCAAAGCTAAACCGAGTCGCCCGGAAATTATTATCAAGAAAGTCTATCAGGACTTACCCAAAGTTGAATGTTTTACAGGGCAGATGAATCAGGTCTTTATGAACATTGTCAGTAATGCCATTGATGCCCTGGATGAGCGGGATAGCCGACGTAGTTATCAGGAGGTCGAAGCCCAACCCAGTCGTTTAACCCTCACGACCAGTCATAATCCTGATGAGACGGTCACCGTTCGTATTAGTGATAATGGGTCTGGGGTTCCTGAGTCGGTTCGTCAGCAGATTTTCAAGCCTTTCTTTACGACGAAACCCGTTGGCAAAGGAACAGGACTAGGACTATCGATTAGTTATCAGATTGTCGTCGAAAAACACAAAGGAACTCTAGATTGTCGGTCAACTATGGGAGAAGGAACGGAGTTTATTATCACCATTCCCATCTCCCATAGTGATTCTGATTAG
- a CDS encoding NADPH-dependent FMN reductase, producing the protein MTKILAFAGSSRTGSFHKALVKIAAQGAEAAGAEVTLIDLGDYPMPLYNQDLEAKEGFPDSVLAFKKLLKSHHGLLIASPEYNSSITPLLKNAIDWASRPEEGEPPLSLTCFRGKVAALMATSPGGMGGLRGLVHVRDILQNIGVIVIPQQKTISGAYQAFNEQGQLIDAEQDAAVREVGKALATVSQKLHG; encoded by the coding sequence ATGACTAAAATCCTTGCCTTTGCCGGAAGTTCTCGAACCGGCTCCTTTCACAAAGCCCTCGTTAAAATTGCTGCCCAGGGTGCCGAAGCCGCCGGAGCAGAGGTTACCCTAATTGACTTAGGGGACTATCCCATGCCCCTCTATAACCAAGACTTAGAAGCCAAAGAGGGCTTTCCCGACTCTGTTTTAGCCTTCAAAAAACTCCTCAAATCCCATCACGGACTTCTCATTGCTTCCCCGGAATATAATAGTTCCATCACCCCACTCCTCAAAAACGCCATTGACTGGGCCTCCCGTCCCGAAGAAGGAGAACCGCCCTTATCCCTGACCTGTTTCCGGGGCAAAGTTGCTGCCTTAATGGCCACTTCTCCCGGAGGAATGGGAGGCTTACGGGGCTTAGTTCATGTGCGAGATATCCTGCAAAACATTGGGGTGATCGTCATTCCTCAACAAAAAACCATTTCTGGAGCCTATCAAGCTTTCAACGAACAAGGACAGCTCATCGATGCCGAGCAAGATGCTGCCGTTCGGGAAGTAGGAAAAGCCCTGGCAACCGTCAGCCAAAAGCTGCATGGTTAG
- a CDS encoding SirB1 family protein — MDFPQSRQPFYNEIQKTPIDLGKAALCIALEEYPGLDIDANLQKLDHYADEVAEQLPKERYPLRVINTLNSYLFETLKFHGNSENYYDPKNSFLNDVLERRVGIPISLSLVYLEIAKRLEFPMVGIGMPGHFIIRPDFEDAGIFVDAYNGGEVLFPEDCERRLSQIYGRPVPLQPEFLEPVSSRQILVRMLTNLKAIYIAQQDISKALAAIERILLLAPDSVLDLRDRGLIYYQSGQAIAASQDLERYLSLRPNAPDASTIQRILERLDS, encoded by the coding sequence ATGGATTTTCCCCAATCGCGCCAACCGTTTTACAACGAAATCCAGAAAACCCCCATTGATTTAGGCAAAGCCGCCCTCTGTATTGCCCTAGAAGAGTATCCCGGCTTGGATATTGATGCGAATTTACAAAAACTCGACCACTATGCCGACGAGGTAGCTGAACAACTCCCCAAAGAACGATATCCATTACGAGTGATCAATACCCTAAATTCCTATTTATTTGAAACTCTTAAATTTCACGGAAATAGCGAAAATTACTATGACCCCAAAAACAGTTTTTTAAATGATGTTTTAGAGCGTCGTGTGGGGATCCCCATTAGTTTGTCCCTCGTTTATCTAGAAATTGCCAAGCGATTAGAGTTCCCCATGGTGGGGATAGGAATGCCCGGTCATTTCATCATTCGCCCTGATTTTGAGGATGCCGGAATTTTCGTAGATGCCTACAATGGCGGTGAAGTTCTGTTTCCCGAGGATTGTGAGCGACGGTTGAGCCAAATTTACGGGAGGCCAGTTCCCCTCCAGCCCGAGTTTTTAGAACCGGTCAGTTCTCGTCAAATTCTCGTGAGAATGTTAACCAATCTCAAAGCGATTTATATTGCCCAGCAAGACATCAGTAAGGCCCTAGCCGCCATCGAGCGGATTTTATTATTAGCCCCCGATTCCGTTTTAGACTTGCGCGATCGCGGCCTAATCTATTACCAATCTGGTCAGGCGATCGCCGCCAGCCAAGACCTAGAGCGTTACTTATCTCTCCGCCCCAACGCCCCCGATGCCTCAACCATTCAACGTATCCTAGAACGACTTGACTCCTAA
- a CDS encoding alpha/beta fold hydrolase — protein MVARQTLSLPNSSLHLSYLDWGVASGEPVLLLHGLADHAGVWQPVAETLAAEGFRAIAPDLRGHGDSSKPPQGYGCEQIIRDLQALLTHLGYDSAHILGHSWTGKVVPIWAREFPQQFRSAILVDPFFIGKIPKWSRFTFPLLYRVLPFLKAMGPFPSYDAAIAAAKTLKQYRGWSDPQRQAFEDSLEENPDGTWGSKFTQAARDGIFEDVMVVDGLTEPITLPTLFIKPEAGLNRSQWQLKPYYRYLKQLDVREVPGNHWAFLVEPAPFSQTLLSFLKQQTSNSPASNS, from the coding sequence TGCTGTTACATGGCCTGGCCGACCATGCTGGCGTCTGGCAGCCAGTGGCAGAAACCCTAGCCGCCGAGGGCTTTCGGGCGATCGCCCCTGATTTACGCGGCCATGGCGATAGCAGTAAACCCCCTCAAGGCTATGGCTGTGAGCAGATTATCCGTGACCTACAGGCCCTACTCACCCACCTCGGCTATGACTCCGCCCATATTCTCGGTCACTCCTGGACTGGCAAAGTCGTTCCCATCTGGGCCCGGGAGTTTCCCCAACAATTCCGCAGTGCCATTCTCGTCGATCCCTTTTTCATCGGCAAAATCCCCAAATGGTCTCGCTTTACCTTCCCCCTGCTGTACCGCGTCTTGCCCTTCCTCAAAGCCATGGGTCCCTTTCCCTCCTATGACGCAGCGATCGCAGCTGCCAAAACCCTGAAACAATATCGAGGTTGGAGTGACCCTCAACGACAGGCCTTTGAAGATAGCCTAGAAGAGAACCCCGATGGAACCTGGGGTAGTAAATTTACCCAAGCCGCCCGAGATGGCATTTTTGAAGATGTTATGGTCGTTGACGGCTTAACAGAACCCATAACCCTTCCCACCCTCTTTATCAAACCCGAAGCCGGACTCAATCGCAGTCAATGGCAACTGAAGCCCTACTATCGCTATCTTAAACAGTTGGATGTCCGTGAGGTTCCCGGTAATCATTGGGCCTTTTTAGTGGAACCCGCCCCCTTTAGTCAGACCTTGCTGTCCTTTCTCAAGCAACAGACCTCCAACTCCCCAGCCTCGAACTCCTAA